The window TAACCCCAGAGCCAGACCCACAACTAACGCACAGGAGAACCAGTAATTAATCAGGTAATTAAAGAACCCGTATTGCAAGGAAAGATAGATCAGTATGGCCACCGTCAGGCGAGCGAGGAACCATTCCATTAACTCGTACTTACGCCACAATTGCCGCTTGAAGAAAAAGATCTCGTGGTAAAAGAACCGGGCTGCGATCAGCCACAGGGGACCCCCTGTGGAAACATAATGATCTGGATCATTGTCTGGATCGTTCACATTTGCATGATGCTGCATATGTACCCTGGTGAAGACCGGAAAAGAGAACGTCAACATCAGGGCACTGGCATGGCCCAGAAGTGAATTCACGATTCGGTTTCGATGGGCCGCATTGTGAGAGGCATCATGAATTACAGTGCCTGCAATATGCATGGCGAGGACATTAAGAAAAAAGCAAACCGGACCTCGCCATTGCCATTGGAAGTAACCGATTGTGGAGACTGTTGCCACAGCCACCCCTGCCAGGAACATCAGCATGGTTGGACTGAAGGTTCCTGGTGCGCTTAAGTACTCCTTTGGCACGGTCAGAGGCTTTCCTGCCACCGACATCGTTGTCATACCCCTCTCTGCTATTCTTGCGTAGTATAAGCTACAACTGTTATGCAATAAACTTTTATTACATTGACTCAACTATCTATAAGGCTCCTATAACAGAAGTAAATTAAGTGGCATATGGCGGGACACAGTAAATGGGCCAACATCAAACGGCAGAAAGCCAGGGTGGATGCGGTCAAGGGCAAAGTGTTTACCAAAATTTCTCGCGAGATTATTGTAGCTGCCCGCAGCGG of the Leptolyngbya sp. 'hensonii' genome contains:
- the crtR gene encoding beta-carotene hydroxylase — protein: MTTMSVAGKPLTVPKEYLSAPGTFSPTMLMFLAGVAVATVSTIGYFQWQWRGPVCFFLNVLAMHIAGTVIHDASHNAAHRNRIVNSLLGHASALMLTFSFPVFTRVHMQHHANVNDPDNDPDHYVSTGGPLWLIAARFFYHEIFFFKRQLWRKYELMEWFLARLTVAILIYLSLQYGFFNYLINYWFSCALVVGLALGLFFDYLPHRPFQERDRWKNARVYPSPILNILILGQNYHLIHHLWPSIPWYNYQPAYYATKPLLDEKGSYQSLGLLQGKSFWSFLYDVFLGIRFHHRTTPESSPEQESSD